The Flavobacterium johnsoniae genomic sequence ACTCTTAACGAATATTTAGAAATTGCAAAAGAATATTCTACTCCGAAAAGTAGTATTTTTATCAACGGAATTTTAGATAATCTTGTAAAAGAACTTACCGCTAATAAAAAGATGGTAAAAGTAGGAAGAGGATTAATGTAAAATCTGAATTTTTAATTTTTGTCTCTTTGGACGAAGTCGGAGAGTTTAGAAAAGAATATTAAATATAAATCAAAAATAAATTTAAATTATGGGACAATTATCTCAATTTGCGCCATTTCTTTTAATGTTTGTGGTAATCTATTTTTTCATGATTAGACCACAGCAAAAAAGAGCAAAAAATGAAAAAGAATTTGAAAGTAGCCTAAAAGTAGGTGATAGAATAATTACAAAAAGTGGTTTCCACGGTAAAGTTGTTGAATTGGCTGAAACTTCAGTTATTATTGAAACAATGTCTGGAAAATTAAAAATTGAGCGTTCTGCAATTTCTATGGAAATGAGCGCTGCTTTGAATAAAAAAGCTTAAGTTTTTAAAATACGATATTTGAAATCCCAAATTCCAAATGGAGTTTGGGATTTTTTTTTACAAATACAAACCAAGTTAGTTTTGTCATTCCGAGGAACGAGGAATCTTCGTGAGAAACTCCGCAATCTAAATCGATAATCTTTGTAGAGCTACTTGTGGAGATCCTTCCTTCGTCAGGATGACAAACTGTATGATAGGACTTTGAAGTATATTTTGTTTGAAATGAAAAAAGAAAAACCTTTGTCAAAGTTTTAAACTTTGACAAAGGTCTCGTATAGTTTTGGAATTTGGAATTTCTAAATTGAAATT encodes the following:
- the yajC gene encoding preprotein translocase subunit YajC; the protein is MGQLSQFAPFLLMFVVIYFFMIRPQQKRAKNEKEFESSLKVGDRIITKSGFHGKVVELAETSVIIETMSGKLKIERSAISMEMSAALNKKA